A stretch of the Arvicola amphibius chromosome 8, mArvAmp1.2, whole genome shotgun sequence genome encodes the following:
- the LOC119820298 gene encoding zinc finger protein 431-like isoform X4, producing the protein MQGSEVVARGEHGHSGTGALQNAVTYDDVHVNFTLEEWALLDPSQKSLYKDVMVETYRNLTSIGYSWKDHNIEEHCQSSRRHERQETSQSREKTSAYTQCVKAFAYDSHLQRPEKTHTRLKSYEENECGEKFYECNHFGKAFACHSYLQNHERTHTGERPFECNQCGKAFARHSHLQCHERTHTGEKPYECNQCGKAFAQHSHLQRHKRSHTGEKPYKCNQCGIAFACHGNLQTHKRSHTGVKPYECNQCGKAFAHHIQLQKHKKSHTGERPYKCNQCGKAFACHGNLQRHKRSHTGEKPYECNQCGKAFAQHSTLQNHKRTHTGERPFECNQCGKAFARHSDLQCHERTHTGEKPYECNQCGKAFAQYSGLQSHKRTHTGEKPYECNQCAKAFARHSYLQNHERTHTGERPFECNQCGKAFARHSDLQCHEGTHTGEKPYECNQCGKAFAQHSHLQRHKRSHTGEKPYKCNQCGIAFACHGNLQTHKRSHTGEKPYECNQCGKAFAHHIQLQKHKKSHTGERPYKCNQCGKAFACHGNLQRHKRSHTGEKPYECSQCGRAFARHSYLQSHKRTHTGEKPYECNQCGKAFAFHSSLQIHKRSHTGEKPYKCNQCGKAFACHGNLQIHERSHTGEKPYECSQCGKAFAHHIQLQKHKKAHTGERPF; encoded by the exons AatgcagtgacctatgatgaCGTGCATGTCAACTTCACTTTGGAAGAATGGGctttgctggatccttcccagaagagtctctacaaagatgtgatggtGGAGACCTACAGGAACCTTACTAGTATAG GATACAGCTGGAAAGACCATAATATTGAAGAACATTgtcaaagttctagaagacatgaaag gcaagaaacaagtcaaagtAGAGAGAAAACTTCTGCATACACTCAATGTGTTAAAGCCTTTGCATATGACAGTCATCTTCAGAGGCCTGAAAAAACACATACTAGATTGAAATCCTATGAAGAAAATGAGTGTGGTGAGAAATTCTATGAATGTAATCACtttggtaaagcctttgcatgccACAGTTATCTACAAAAtcatgaaagaacccatactggagagaggCCCTTTGagtgtaatcagtgtggtaaagcctttgcacgcCACAGTCATCTACAATGTCATGAAAGAacgcatactggagagaaaccctatgaatgtaatcagtgtggtaaagcctttgcacaacACAGTCATctccaaagacataaaagaagccatactggagagaaaccctataaatgtaatcaatgtggtataGCTTTTGCATGCCACGGGAATCTACAAACACATAAAAGGAGCCATACTGGAgtgaaaccctatgaatgtaatcagtgtggtaaagcctttgcacaccACATTCAactccaaaaacataaaaaatcccatactggagagagaccctataaatgtaatcaatgtggtaaagcttttgcatGCCACGGGAATCTACAAAGACATAAAAggagccatactggagagaaaccctatgaatgtaatcagtgtggtaaagcctttgcacaacATAGTACTCtccaaaatcataaaagaacccatactggagagaggCCCTTTGagtgtaatcagtgtggtaaagcctttgcacgcCACAGTGATCTACAATGTCATGAAAGAacgcatactggagagaaaccctatgaatgtaatcagtgtggtaaagcctttgcacaatACAGTGGTCTCCAAAGTcataaaagaacccatactggagagaaaccctatgaatgtaatcagtgtgctAAAGCCTTTGCACGCCACAGTTATCTACAAAAtcatgaaagaacccatactggagagaggCCCTTTGagtgtaatcagtgtggtaaagcctttgcacgcCACAGTGATCTACAATGTCATGAAGGAacgcatactggagagaaaccctatgaatgtaatcagtgtggtaaagcctttgcacaacACAGTCATctccaaagacataaaagaagccatactggagagaaaccctataaatgtaatcaatgtggtataGCTTTTGCATGCCACGGGAATCTACAAACACATAAAAggagccatactggagagaaaccctatgaatgtaatcagtgtggtaaagcctttgcacaccACATTCAactccaaaaacataaaaaatcccatactggagagagaccctataaatgtaatcaatgtggtaaagcttttgcatGCCACGGGAATCTACAAAGACATAAAAggagccatactggagagaaaccctatgaatgtagtcagtGTGGTAGAGCGTTTGCACGCCACAGTTATCTACaaagtcataaaagaacacatactggagagaaaccctatgaatgtaatcagtgtggtaaagcctttgcttttcacagcagtctgcaaatacataaaagaagccatactggagagaaaccctataa atgtaatcagtgtggtaaagcttttgcatGCCACGGGAATCTACAAATACATGAAAggagccatactggagagaaaccctatgaatgtagtcagtgtggtaaagcctttgcacaccACATTCAactccaaaaacataaaaaagcccATACTGGAGAGAGGCCCTTTTag
- the LOC119820298 gene encoding zinc finger protein 431-like isoform X3, with product MSDLKVSIPGVSPFPPLKKSQVRSRCLNAVTYDDVHVNFTLEEWALLDPSQKSLYKDVMVETYRNLTSIGYSWKDHNIEEHCQSSRRHERQETSQSREKTSAYTQCVKAFAYDSHLQRPEKTHTRLKSYEENECGEKFYECNHFGKAFACHSYLQNHERTHTGERPFECNQCGKAFARHSHLQCHERTHTGEKPYECNQCGKAFAQHSHLQRHKRSHTGEKPYKCNQCGIAFACHGNLQTHKRSHTGVKPYECNQCGKAFAHHIQLQKHKKSHTGERPYKCNQCGKAFACHGNLQRHKRSHTGEKPYECNQCGKAFAQHSTLQNHKRTHTGERPFECNQCGKAFARHSDLQCHERTHTGEKPYECNQCGKAFAQYSGLQSHKRTHTGEKPYECNQCAKAFARHSYLQNHERTHTGERPFECNQCGKAFARHSDLQCHEGTHTGEKPYECNQCGKAFAQHSHLQRHKRSHTGEKPYKCNQCGIAFACHGNLQTHKRSHTGEKPYECNQCGKAFAHHIQLQKHKKSHTGERPYKCNQCGKAFACHGNLQRHKRSHTGEKPYECSQCGRAFARHSYLQSHKRTHTGEKPYECNQCGKAFAFHSSLQIHKRSHTGEKPYKCNQCGKAFACHGNLQIHERSHTGEKPYECSQCGKAFAHHIQLQKHKKAHTGERPF from the exons AatgcagtgacctatgatgaCGTGCATGTCAACTTCACTTTGGAAGAATGGGctttgctggatccttcccagaagagtctctacaaagatgtgatggtGGAGACCTACAGGAACCTTACTAGTATAG GATACAGCTGGAAAGACCATAATATTGAAGAACATTgtcaaagttctagaagacatgaaag gcaagaaacaagtcaaagtAGAGAGAAAACTTCTGCATACACTCAATGTGTTAAAGCCTTTGCATATGACAGTCATCTTCAGAGGCCTGAAAAAACACATACTAGATTGAAATCCTATGAAGAAAATGAGTGTGGTGAGAAATTCTATGAATGTAATCACtttggtaaagcctttgcatgccACAGTTATCTACAAAAtcatgaaagaacccatactggagagaggCCCTTTGagtgtaatcagtgtggtaaagcctttgcacgcCACAGTCATCTACAATGTCATGAAAGAacgcatactggagagaaaccctatgaatgtaatcagtgtggtaaagcctttgcacaacACAGTCATctccaaagacataaaagaagccatactggagagaaaccctataaatgtaatcaatgtggtataGCTTTTGCATGCCACGGGAATCTACAAACACATAAAAGGAGCCATACTGGAgtgaaaccctatgaatgtaatcagtgtggtaaagcctttgcacaccACATTCAactccaaaaacataaaaaatcccatactggagagagaccctataaatgtaatcaatgtggtaaagcttttgcatGCCACGGGAATCTACAAAGACATAAAAggagccatactggagagaaaccctatgaatgtaatcagtgtggtaaagcctttgcacaacATAGTACTCtccaaaatcataaaagaacccatactggagagaggCCCTTTGagtgtaatcagtgtggtaaagcctttgcacgcCACAGTGATCTACAATGTCATGAAAGAacgcatactggagagaaaccctatgaatgtaatcagtgtggtaaagcctttgcacaatACAGTGGTCTCCAAAGTcataaaagaacccatactggagagaaaccctatgaatgtaatcagtgtgctAAAGCCTTTGCACGCCACAGTTATCTACAAAAtcatgaaagaacccatactggagagaggCCCTTTGagtgtaatcagtgtggtaaagcctttgcacgcCACAGTGATCTACAATGTCATGAAGGAacgcatactggagagaaaccctatgaatgtaatcagtgtggtaaagcctttgcacaacACAGTCATctccaaagacataaaagaagccatactggagagaaaccctataaatgtaatcaatgtggtataGCTTTTGCATGCCACGGGAATCTACAAACACATAAAAggagccatactggagagaaaccctatgaatgtaatcagtgtggtaaagcctttgcacaccACATTCAactccaaaaacataaaaaatcccatactggagagagaccctataaatgtaatcaatgtggtaaagcttttgcatGCCACGGGAATCTACAAAGACATAAAAggagccatactggagagaaaccctatgaatgtagtcagtGTGGTAGAGCGTTTGCACGCCACAGTTATCTACaaagtcataaaagaacacatactggagagaaaccctatgaatgtaatcagtgtggtaaagcctttgcttttcacagcagtctgcaaatacataaaagaagccatactggagagaaaccctataa atgtaatcagtgtggtaaagcttttgcatGCCACGGGAATCTACAAATACATGAAAggagccatactggagagaaaccctatgaatgtagtcagtgtggtaaagcctttgcacaccACATTCAactccaaaaacataaaaaagcccATACTGGAGAGAGGCCCTTTTag
- the LOC119820298 gene encoding zinc finger protein 431-like isoform X2, translating into MQGSEVVARGEHGHSGTGALQVVSSSGCHGCRHCQGLDSAANRMSDLKVSIPGVSPFPPLKKSQVRSRCLNAVTYDDVHVNFTLEEWALLDPSQKSLYKDVMVETYRNLTSIGYSWKDHNIEEHCQSSRRHERQETSQSREKTSAYTQCVKAFAYDSHLQRPEKTHTRLKSYEENECGEKFYECNHFGKAFACHSYLQNHERTHTGERPFECNQCGKAFARHSHLQCHERTHTGEKPYECNQCGKAFAQHSHLQRHKRSHTGEKPYKCNQCGIAFACHGNLQTHKRSHTGVKPYECNQCGKAFAHHIQLQKHKKSHTGERPYKCNQCGKAFACHGNLQRHKRSHTGEKPYECNQCGKAFAQHSTLQNHKRTHTGERPFECNQCGKAFARHSDLQCHERTHTGEKPYECNQCGKAFAQYSGLQSHKRTHTGEKPYECNQCAKAFARHSYLQNHERTHTGERPFECNQCGKAFARHSDLQCHEGTHTGEKPYECNQCGKAFAQHSHLQRHKRSHTGEKPYKCNQCGIAFACHGNLQTHKRSHTGEKPYECNQCGKAFAHHIQLQKHKKSHTGERPYKCNQCGKAFACHGNLQRHKRSHTGEKPYECSQCGRAFARHSYLQSHKRTHTGEKPYECNQCGKAFAFHSSLQIHKRSHTGEKPYKCNQCGKAFACHGNLQIHERSHTGEKPYECSQCGKAFAHHIQLQKHKKAHTGERPF; encoded by the exons AatgcagtgacctatgatgaCGTGCATGTCAACTTCACTTTGGAAGAATGGGctttgctggatccttcccagaagagtctctacaaagatgtgatggtGGAGACCTACAGGAACCTTACTAGTATAG GATACAGCTGGAAAGACCATAATATTGAAGAACATTgtcaaagttctagaagacatgaaag gcaagaaacaagtcaaagtAGAGAGAAAACTTCTGCATACACTCAATGTGTTAAAGCCTTTGCATATGACAGTCATCTTCAGAGGCCTGAAAAAACACATACTAGATTGAAATCCTATGAAGAAAATGAGTGTGGTGAGAAATTCTATGAATGTAATCACtttggtaaagcctttgcatgccACAGTTATCTACAAAAtcatgaaagaacccatactggagagaggCCCTTTGagtgtaatcagtgtggtaaagcctttgcacgcCACAGTCATCTACAATGTCATGAAAGAacgcatactggagagaaaccctatgaatgtaatcagtgtggtaaagcctttgcacaacACAGTCATctccaaagacataaaagaagccatactggagagaaaccctataaatgtaatcaatgtggtataGCTTTTGCATGCCACGGGAATCTACAAACACATAAAAGGAGCCATACTGGAgtgaaaccctatgaatgtaatcagtgtggtaaagcctttgcacaccACATTCAactccaaaaacataaaaaatcccatactggagagagaccctataaatgtaatcaatgtggtaaagcttttgcatGCCACGGGAATCTACAAAGACATAAAAggagccatactggagagaaaccctatgaatgtaatcagtgtggtaaagcctttgcacaacATAGTACTCtccaaaatcataaaagaacccatactggagagaggCCCTTTGagtgtaatcagtgtggtaaagcctttgcacgcCACAGTGATCTACAATGTCATGAAAGAacgcatactggagagaaaccctatgaatgtaatcagtgtggtaaagcctttgcacaatACAGTGGTCTCCAAAGTcataaaagaacccatactggagagaaaccctatgaatgtaatcagtgtgctAAAGCCTTTGCACGCCACAGTTATCTACAAAAtcatgaaagaacccatactggagagaggCCCTTTGagtgtaatcagtgtggtaaagcctttgcacgcCACAGTGATCTACAATGTCATGAAGGAacgcatactggagagaaaccctatgaatgtaatcagtgtggtaaagcctttgcacaacACAGTCATctccaaagacataaaagaagccatactggagagaaaccctataaatgtaatcaatgtggtataGCTTTTGCATGCCACGGGAATCTACAAACACATAAAAggagccatactggagagaaaccctatgaatgtaatcagtgtggtaaagcctttgcacaccACATTCAactccaaaaacataaaaaatcccatactggagagagaccctataaatgtaatcaatgtggtaaagcttttgcatGCCACGGGAATCTACAAAGACATAAAAggagccatactggagagaaaccctatgaatgtagtcagtGTGGTAGAGCGTTTGCACGCCACAGTTATCTACaaagtcataaaagaacacatactggagagaaaccctatgaatgtaatcagtgtggtaaagcctttgcttttcacagcagtctgcaaatacataaaagaagccatactggagagaaaccctataa atgtaatcagtgtggtaaagcttttgcatGCCACGGGAATCTACAAATACATGAAAggagccatactggagagaaaccctatgaatgtagtcagtgtggtaaagcctttgcacaccACATTCAactccaaaaacataaaaaagcccATACTGGAGAGAGGCCCTTTTag